Proteins encoded in a region of the Altererythrobacter ishigakiensis genome:
- the ipdC gene encoding indolepyruvate/phenylpyruvate decarboxylase: MSETVATALLKALKDRGADRVFGIPGDFVLPFFRAISETDILPLHTLSHEPSVGYAADAASRIGSSLGVAAVTYGAGALNMVNAVAQAYAEKSPLVVISGAPGAQEGVLGLGLHHQVKSLNSQFEVFRELTCAQCTLDDPAIAHQEIARVLDTAISLSRPVYIEFPRDLVDMPCASVPPMHLPPPDLDSARTCASEIISKLRAASSPAILVGVEARRYDLEDRIAELCRTLCIPVATSFMGRGLFATKELPLLGTYLGSAGDPEVAETVEGADCLLMLGVIVCDTNFGVSGREIDMRASIRALDRTVVFAHHIYPDVTLEALIDALTEIAEPIGAARSASGASYVVGLPDDATRLAPSHIAIGINDLFETHGPMPMAADVGDCLFIGLEVADTELVAPGYYASMGTGVPAGLAINAVTGRRPIVLVGDGAFQMTGWELGNCQRYGWSPIVIVLNNQGWGMLRSFAAADAYTDLADFHYADLAQSLGGKGDRVETCSELAEALKRAVEEEGGFYLIEAMLPRGSTSAALQRFTQAIRRISALANE, translated from the coding sequence TTGTCGGAGACAGTGGCGACGGCGTTGCTCAAGGCGCTCAAGGATCGCGGAGCGGACCGGGTTTTCGGAATTCCCGGTGATTTTGTCCTGCCTTTCTTTCGCGCCATCTCCGAGACCGACATTCTGCCTCTGCACACGCTGAGCCATGAACCCTCGGTCGGTTATGCGGCGGATGCCGCCAGCCGGATCGGGAGCAGTTTGGGCGTTGCGGCTGTCACCTACGGTGCCGGTGCCCTCAACATGGTGAACGCCGTGGCTCAGGCCTATGCTGAGAAATCGCCCCTGGTGGTCATTTCGGGAGCGCCGGGCGCGCAGGAGGGGGTCTTGGGGCTGGGCCTGCACCACCAGGTCAAGAGCCTCAACTCCCAATTCGAAGTTTTCCGCGAATTGACGTGTGCCCAATGCACTCTCGACGATCCGGCAATCGCACATCAAGAGATCGCGAGAGTGCTCGACACCGCCATCAGCCTGTCGCGACCGGTCTATATCGAGTTCCCTCGCGATCTTGTCGACATGCCGTGCGCATCAGTGCCTCCAATGCATCTGCCGCCCCCTGACCTTGATAGTGCGCGAACCTGCGCCAGCGAGATCATCAGCAAGCTACGGGCGGCTTCGTCCCCTGCAATCCTCGTTGGCGTTGAAGCGCGCCGATACGACCTCGAAGACAGGATCGCCGAGCTATGCCGGACCCTGTGCATTCCGGTTGCGACAAGCTTCATGGGCAGAGGGCTGTTTGCAACCAAGGAATTGCCACTGCTCGGCACCTATCTTGGTTCTGCCGGAGATCCTGAGGTTGCCGAAACAGTTGAAGGCGCAGATTGTCTGCTGATGCTGGGGGTGATTGTTTGCGACACGAATTTTGGCGTGTCCGGCCGCGAGATCGATATGCGGGCATCGATCCGCGCGCTCGATCGCACTGTGGTGTTCGCTCACCACATCTACCCAGACGTCACACTCGAAGCACTGATCGACGCGTTGACCGAAATCGCCGAGCCGATCGGGGCGGCCAGATCGGCGAGCGGTGCATCCTACGTGGTTGGCTTGCCCGACGACGCGACGCGGCTGGCACCGTCGCATATCGCCATCGGCATCAACGACCTGTTCGAAACTCATGGGCCAATGCCGATGGCCGCCGATGTCGGAGACTGCCTGTTCATCGGCCTGGAAGTCGCCGATACCGAATTGGTTGCGCCAGGATACTACGCTTCGATGGGAACGGGCGTCCCCGCGGGGCTTGCCATCAACGCTGTGACAGGTCGTCGCCCGATCGTGCTCGTCGGCGATGGCGCATTCCAGATGACCGGCTGGGAACTCGGAAATTGCCAACGCTATGGCTGGTCACCGATCGTTATCGTTCTCAACAATCAGGGCTGGGGGATGCTCCGCAGTTTCGCGGCAGCCGACGCTTACACCGACCTCGCCGATTTCCACTATGCCGATCTGGCGCAATCGCTGGGCGGGAAGGGAGACCGGGTTGAGACCTGCTCCGAACTCGCCGAGGCGCTGAAGAGAGCGGTCGAAGAAGAGGGCGGCTTCTACCTGATCGAAGCGATGCTGCCGCGTGGCAGCACGTCTGCTGCATTGCAACGCTTTACGCAGGCCATAAGGCGGATTTCGGCGCTGGCGAATGAATAG
- a CDS encoding acyl-CoA dehydrogenase family protein: MTNQPPPLIGFNRFRSDRALQDAVIRSGAGSHAERLDGFGEKTGSDEVIGWGEDANQNPPRLETHDRFGHRIDEIRFHPSYHQLMSLGLDEGVAAVAWDGTEAGHTLHAALSFLVGQADAGTGCPMTMTYAAVAALGLDPDMENVWIPRITASRYDPAVRPASEKAGVTIGMAMTEKQGGSDVRANTTKARAGDEAYRLTGHKWFCSAPMCDAFLTLAYTEAGLTCFLVPRWTPDGERNAGFRIMRLKNKLGDRSNASSEIEYHDAYAERVGEEGRGVATIIQMVQHTRLDCIVGSAATMRAALAEAIWHTSHRTAFQRILADQPAMAAVLADLAVESEAATALAFRVAAAFDRQEPLARLLTPISKYWVCKRAPGMVYEAMECLGGGGYVEDGPMPRFFRQSPLNAIWEGSGNVIALDVLRAIAREPDALDSLREFLEEARGKHPSYDHWIESLEFSDSGEHRARNMVERLALGAQAAALISAQSPVAEAFCRLRLVSPSLAYGGSDAVIDSRVIFERAKPAIG; this comes from the coding sequence GTGACCAATCAGCCTCCACCTCTCATAGGCTTCAATCGGTTCCGCTCGGATCGGGCGCTGCAAGACGCCGTGATCCGGTCCGGAGCGGGCAGCCACGCCGAACGGCTCGATGGTTTTGGCGAGAAGACGGGCTCGGACGAGGTCATCGGCTGGGGCGAGGACGCGAATCAGAATCCCCCTAGGCTCGAGACTCATGACCGCTTCGGTCACCGGATCGACGAAATCCGGTTCCATCCTTCCTATCATCAATTGATGTCGTTGGGACTCGACGAGGGAGTGGCGGCGGTCGCCTGGGATGGAACAGAGGCAGGGCATACGCTTCACGCCGCGTTGAGCTTTCTGGTTGGTCAGGCCGATGCCGGAACCGGTTGCCCGATGACAATGACTTACGCAGCCGTGGCAGCGCTCGGCCTCGATCCTGACATGGAAAATGTCTGGATCCCCAGGATTACTGCCTCGCGCTACGATCCGGCAGTCCGGCCTGCATCGGAGAAGGCGGGCGTCACAATCGGGATGGCCATGACCGAAAAGCAAGGCGGCTCGGACGTCCGCGCGAACACCACCAAAGCTCGGGCGGGAGACGAAGCATACCGGCTCACCGGGCATAAATGGTTCTGTTCAGCACCGATGTGCGACGCCTTTCTTACCTTGGCCTACACCGAAGCGGGGTTAACCTGTTTCCTTGTCCCCAGGTGGACGCCGGATGGCGAACGCAATGCCGGTTTTCGCATCATGCGCCTCAAGAACAAATTGGGCGATCGCTCGAATGCCTCATCGGAGATCGAATATCACGATGCCTATGCGGAGCGGGTTGGAGAGGAGGGGCGCGGGGTGGCAACGATCATCCAGATGGTTCAGCATACCCGACTGGATTGCATTGTCGGCTCCGCTGCGACGATGCGCGCCGCGTTGGCCGAGGCCATATGGCACACCAGCCATCGCACGGCGTTCCAACGCATCCTGGCGGACCAGCCCGCGATGGCCGCTGTTCTGGCGGACCTTGCCGTGGAGAGCGAAGCAGCAACCGCACTAGCGTTCCGTGTCGCAGCCGCATTCGACCGCCAGGAACCGCTGGCCCGTCTGCTGACACCGATCTCCAAGTACTGGGTCTGCAAGCGCGCGCCGGGCATGGTGTATGAAGCGATGGAATGCCTTGGTGGCGGCGGCTATGTCGAGGACGGACCGATGCCGCGCTTCTTCCGGCAATCACCTCTGAATGCAATCTGGGAAGGGTCGGGCAACGTCATCGCGCTTGATGTCTTGCGAGCGATAGCACGCGAACCCGATGCGCTCGACTCCTTACGGGAGTTTCTCGAAGAGGCACGCGGCAAACACCCGTCATACGACCACTGGATCGAGTCGCTCGAATTCAGCGACAGCGGTGAGCACCGTGCACGCAATATGGTCGAGAGGTTGGCGCTGGGGGCACAGGCAGCGGCGCTGATTAGTGCGCAAAGCCCGGTTGCCGAGGCGTTCTGTCGTTTACGGCTTGTGAGCCCATCGCTGGCCTATGGCGGATCGGACGCCGTTATCGACTCACGCGTCATTTTCGAACGGGCAAAGCCAGCAATCGGCTGA